The following are encoded in a window of Rubrobacter calidifluminis genomic DNA:
- a CDS encoding carbohydrate ABC transporter permease: protein MGVVQTKEARPAVPRGGGPWRRLFSREGPTAVVLLLPSLIVVFGIIIYPLLKTLYTSFFAVDSAFPGHYPFVGLGNYAHVLRTGEFWDAVGHTAYFTVLTTFLEVFFGLLIGLLLNTDLKGRWLFRSIVILPWALPTIVNGAMWRWIFNADYGALNALLTQLHIISHYKAWLGDPWTALNMVAVADIWKNTPLAAFFILAALQTIPGDLYEAARVDGAGRLRSFFSITLPLLMPTIVIILVLRTMEAFKVFDIIYVMTGGGPANGTETVAYYTYVEAFSNQLFGEGAALAYIIAIFILFFAIIYMRMLQRGEVEY, encoded by the coding sequence ATGGGTGTCGTGCAGACCAAGGAGGCCCGTCCGGCCGTCCCGCGAGGTGGTGGGCCGTGGCGCAGGCTCTTTTCCCGTGAAGGCCCCACGGCGGTTGTGCTCCTTCTGCCGAGCCTGATCGTCGTCTTCGGCATCATCATCTATCCTCTGCTGAAGACCCTCTACACCTCTTTCTTCGCCGTCGACAGCGCGTTCCCCGGACACTACCCTTTCGTGGGCCTCGGGAACTACGCGCACGTCCTCAGAACGGGCGAGTTCTGGGATGCGGTGGGACATACGGCGTACTTTACGGTTCTCACGACCTTCCTCGAGGTCTTTTTCGGGCTCCTCATCGGGCTCCTGCTCAACACCGACCTCAAGGGGCGCTGGCTCTTCCGTTCGATCGTCATACTCCCTTGGGCCCTGCCGACGATCGTCAACGGGGCGATGTGGCGTTGGATCTTCAACGCCGACTACGGGGCGCTGAACGCCCTGCTCACCCAGTTGCACATCATCTCCCACTACAAGGCTTGGCTCGGCGATCCGTGGACCGCGCTCAACATGGTCGCCGTCGCCGACATCTGGAAGAACACACCGCTGGCGGCTTTCTTCATCCTGGCGGCGCTGCAGACCATACCCGGTGATCTCTACGAGGCCGCGAGGGTGGATGGGGCCGGCAGGCTCAGGAGCTTCTTCAGCATAACGCTGCCGCTGCTCATGCCGACGATAGTCATCATCCTGGTGCTCAGGACCATGGAGGCCTTCAAGGTCTTCGACATCATCTACGTCATGACCGGGGGAGGACCGGCCAACGGGACCGAGACCGTAGCCTACTACACCTACGTCGAGGCCTTCTCGAACCAGCTCTTCGGCGAGGGTGCGGCGCTGGCCTACATCATCGCGATCTTCATCCTGTTCTTCGCGATCATCTACATGAGGATGCTGCAGAGAGGAGAGGTGGAGTACTAG